A part of Deinococcus aquaedulcis genomic DNA contains:
- a CDS encoding ABC transporter ATP-binding protein has protein sequence MPASPSVLRRLYGLLTPYRRTVGAGLLLLIGSVAAELYPPLVWIRVVDQGLPARDWTFIGGHLALLVAVFAVQQVLSAWRGLLLEQAGQQFTLDMRLALYRKLQGQSAAYFESQRTGDLIARVTGDVDALQDVLVRGTDAVLANALRLIGVVAIFVALQPLLGVLTTLPMLAVGLMLWRYGRTVQPAYRAARARLGDLSALVADRLSGIRVVQGFAREGAEAARVEALGRVLYAEQLRAVRLRNRAFPRARFVGNLGNVIMLGGGAWLILAGQFTLGGLLAYRGYGRYFYGPIDDLVNIGDLLQRAAASGGRVFEVLDAPVTVQERHGARPLPEPARGEVRFEGVTFGYDPARPVLRNVTLTIPAGQRVALLGESGAGKSTLLGLLTRTYDPQEGRVTLDGMDLRDLTLNSLRTYAAVMAQDTFLFHDTVAANVRYARPDATEAEVHAALQAAHALNFVEALPEGLNTVVGERGIKLSGGQRQRLSIARTLLARPTVLLLDEPTSAVDAQSEAQVVAALGALMQGRTALIVTHRLSLARTADRVVVVRGGTIVEDGAPDVLRRQGGAYAALERAMGEAVGQEMPAPADD, from the coding sequence ATGCCGGCCTCGCCCTCCGTTTTGCGCCGCCTGTACGGCCTGCTCACCCCCTACCGCCGCACGGTGGGCGCCGGGCTGCTGCTGCTGATTGGCAGCGTGGCCGCTGAACTGTACCCGCCGCTGGTCTGGATTCGCGTGGTGGACCAGGGCCTGCCCGCCCGGGACTGGACGTTTATCGGGGGGCACCTCGCGCTGCTGGTGGCGGTGTTTGCTGTGCAGCAAGTGCTCTCGGCGTGGCGGGGGCTGCTGCTGGAACAGGCGGGGCAGCAGTTCACGCTGGACATGCGGCTGGCGCTGTACCGCAAGCTGCAGGGGCAGTCGGCGGCGTATTTCGAGTCGCAGCGCACGGGCGACCTGATCGCCCGCGTGACGGGGGACGTGGACGCCCTGCAGGATGTGTTGGTGCGCGGCACCGACGCGGTGCTCGCCAACGCCCTGCGCCTGATTGGGGTGGTGGCGATCTTTGTGGCCCTGCAGCCGCTGCTGGGGGTGCTGACCACGCTGCCCATGCTGGCGGTGGGGCTCATGCTCTGGCGCTATGGCCGCACCGTGCAGCCCGCCTACCGCGCCGCCCGCGCCCGCTTGGGCGACCTGAGTGCTCTGGTGGCCGACCGCCTGAGCGGCATCCGGGTGGTGCAGGGTTTTGCGCGCGAAGGGGCCGAAGCTGCCCGGGTGGAAGCCCTGGGCCGCGTCCTGTACGCCGAGCAGCTGCGGGCCGTGCGGCTGCGTAACCGCGCCTTTCCCCGCGCCCGGTTCGTGGGCAACCTGGGCAACGTGATCATGCTGGGCGGCGGCGCGTGGCTGATTCTGGCCGGGCAGTTCACCCTGGGTGGGCTGCTGGCCTACCGGGGCTACGGGCGCTACTTCTACGGGCCCATTGATGATCTGGTGAACATCGGTGACCTGTTGCAGCGCGCGGCGGCCAGTGGGGGGCGGGTCTTTGAGGTGCTAGACGCCCCGGTGACCGTGCAGGAACGCCACGGTGCCCGGCCGCTGCCGGAACCCGCGCGGGGGGAGGTGCGCTTTGAAGGCGTGACCTTCGGCTACGACCCGGCCCGCCCGGTCCTGCGAAACGTCACCCTCACCATTCCGGCCGGGCAGCGCGTGGCCCTTCTGGGCGAATCCGGCGCGGGCAAGAGCACCCTGCTGGGGCTTCTTACCCGCACCTATGACCCGCAGGAAGGCCGCGTGACTCTGGACGGTATGGACCTGCGTGACCTCACCCTGAACAGTCTGCGCACCTACGCGGCTGTGATGGCCCAGGACACCTTCCTCTTTCACGACACGGTGGCGGCCAACGTGCGCTACGCCCGCCCCGATGCCACCGAGGCTGAGGTGCACGCGGCGCTGCAGGCCGCCCACGCGCTGAACTTTGTCGAGGCCCTGCCCGAAGGCCTGAACACCGTGGTGGGCGAACGTGGGATCAAGCTCTCGGGTGGGCAGCGCCAGCGCCTGTCCATTGCCCGCACCCTGCTGGCCCGGCCCACCGTGCTGCTGCTGGACGAACCCACCAGCGCCGTGGACGCCCAAAGCGAGGCGCAGGTGGTGGCGGCCCTGGGGGCGCTGATGCAGGGCCGCACCGCCCTGATCGTGACCCACCGCCTGAGCCTTGCCCGCACCGCCGACCGGGTGGTGGTGGTGCGCGGCGGGACCATCGTGGAGGACGGGGCCCCAGACGTGCTGCGCCGCCAGGGGGGCGCCTACGCGGCCCTGGAACGGGCGATGGGCGAAGCCGTGGGCCAGGAAATGCCGGCGCCAGCAGACGATTGA
- a CDS encoding PaaI family thioesterase codes for MTLHPDLQLPTPHELDTLSPEELAGRMNALSGTLGARLGIEFTQVGRERVVARMPVEGNRQPAGRLHGGANLALAEELASVGSWLNLDPQRQVAVGVDLNGTHVRGVTDGWVTGEGILAYQGRTVLVWTIEIKDERGRVTSMARCTCNVIAVGA; via the coding sequence ATGACGCTGCACCCCGACCTTCAGCTGCCCACCCCCCACGAACTCGATACCCTGAGCCCGGAAGAACTGGCCGGGCGCATGAACGCCCTGTCCGGCACGCTGGGCGCGCGCCTGGGCATCGAGTTCACGCAGGTGGGCCGCGAGCGGGTGGTGGCGCGGATGCCGGTGGAGGGCAACCGCCAGCCGGCCGGGCGCCTGCACGGCGGTGCCAACCTTGCCCTGGCCGAGGAACTCGCCAGCGTGGGCTCGTGGCTGAACCTGGACCCCCAGCGGCAGGTGGCGGTGGGGGTAGACCTCAACGGCACCCATGTGCGCGGCGTAACGGACGGCTGGGTGACCGGCGAAGGCATCCTGGCCTACCAGGGCCGCACGGTGCTCGTCTGGACCATTGAGATCAAGGACGAGCGCGGCCGGGTCACCAGCATGGCCCGGTGCACGTGCAATGTGATCGCGGTGGGGGCGTAA
- the bioD gene encoding dethiobiotin synthase, with the protein MHPTFFVTGTDTGVGKTVLSAALCRAWGAAYWKPLQTGAQDGDNDTREVARLAGLRPQQVFAPARVYAGPFAPEWAATLEGTRVSVAEVLAGRPAPAGPLIVEGAGGVLVPVNEQETMLDLMAALGAPVIVAARSALGTINHTLLTVGALRARGLRVHGVVLIGPPAPHNRGAIERHGAVRVLADLPPLGRVTTETVAQAAALFGPLEPLHVH; encoded by the coding sequence GTGCACCCCACCTTCTTTGTCACCGGCACCGATACCGGCGTGGGCAAGACGGTTCTGAGCGCCGCGCTGTGCCGCGCCTGGGGGGCCGCCTACTGGAAGCCCCTGCAAACCGGCGCGCAGGATGGCGACAACGACACCCGCGAGGTGGCCCGGCTGGCGGGCCTGCGCCCTCAGCAGGTCTTCGCCCCGGCCCGGGTGTACGCGGGCCCCTTTGCCCCCGAATGGGCCGCCACGCTGGAAGGCACGCGCGTCTCGGTGGCCGAGGTGCTGGCCGGCCGCCCCGCCCCCGCCGGGCCCCTGATCGTGGAAGGCGCGGGCGGCGTGCTGGTGCCGGTAAACGAGCAGGAGACGATGCTGGACCTGATGGCCGCGCTGGGCGCCCCGGTGATCGTGGCGGCGCGCAGCGCGCTGGGCACCATCAACCACACCCTCCTGACCGTGGGGGCGCTGCGGGCCCGGGGCCTGCGGGTGCACGGCGTGGTCCTGATCGGCCCCCCCGCGCCCCACAACCGGGGCGCCATCGAGCGCCACGGCGCCGTGCGCGTGCTGGCCGACCTGCCCCCGCTGGGCAGGGTGACGACGGAAACGGTCGCGCAGGCCGCCGCGCTCTTTGGGCCCCTGGAGCCGCTGCATGTCCACTGA
- a CDS encoding DUF2231 domain-containing protein, producing the protein MLKSHTPPAHAAEDLLSNHDTLEVTAEHLQTLLRQAEDHLPPALLDALHGEGLGHPLHPILIHLPLGGWLIAAALDYLPAKTPGGNEAAADLALTLGTVGAVGAIAAGWADWSNTRGEARRTGLIHGLVNEVAFTLNVASLLARKKGKRGLGKTLSGAGLLLAGAGGFLGGELVYRHGLGVGRTLAHRQG; encoded by the coding sequence ATGCTCAAGAGCCACACCCCGCCCGCCCACGCCGCCGAGGACCTGCTCAGCAACCACGACACCCTGGAAGTCACGGCCGAGCACCTGCAGACCCTGTTGCGGCAGGCCGAAGACCATCTGCCCCCCGCGCTGCTGGACGCGCTGCACGGCGAGGGGCTGGGCCACCCACTGCACCCCATCCTGATTCACCTGCCGCTGGGCGGCTGGCTGATCGCGGCGGCGTTGGACTACCTGCCCGCCAAAACGCCAGGGGGCAACGAGGCCGCCGCCGATCTGGCCCTGACGCTGGGAACCGTGGGCGCGGTGGGCGCCATTGCCGCTGGCTGGGCCGACTGGTCGAACACCCGGGGCGAGGCCCGGCGCACCGGCCTGATTCACGGTCTGGTCAACGAGGTGGCCTTTACCCTGAACGTGGCGTCCCTGCTGGCACGCAAGAAGGGCAAACGCGGCCTGGGCAAGACCCTGTCCGGGGCGGGGCTGCTGCTGGCCGGCGCCGGGGGGTTTCTGGGCGGCGAACTGGTCTACCGCCACGGCCTGGGCGTGGGCCGCACCCTGGCCCACCGCCAGGGCTAG
- the bioB gene encoding biotin synthase BioB, with product MLNLDTLAGRVLRGERLSHREGLDLLNLPDHDTLRLVDAAWRVRREAFGDRVKVNVLLNAKSGICAEDCHYCSQAKGAETDIPRYRVLHPREMLEEARKAQAAGAQRYCIVLAGRGGTWSEVEQVGEATRLIKAETGLEVCACMGLLLGEEGQKKAQALREAGVDAYNHNLNTHEDHYGNICSTHTYADRVETLTHAAQAGMSTCSGVIIGMGESLEQIVDLAATLRDRGADSIPVNFLIPIDGTGLDGAQTTAHFTPWFCLRVLSLFRLLNPRAELRASAGRELHLRSLQPLALLVANSIFLGNYLTEEGQAAGADWAMIEDLGLHADASGPHRLNAQPQPVPALGD from the coding sequence ATGCTGAACCTTGACACCCTGGCTGGGCGCGTGCTGCGCGGCGAACGGCTTTCTCACCGCGAAGGCCTGGACCTTCTGAACCTGCCCGACCACGACACCCTGCGCCTTGTGGACGCCGCGTGGCGCGTGCGCCGCGAAGCCTTTGGTGACCGCGTGAAGGTGAACGTCCTGCTGAACGCCAAAAGCGGCATCTGCGCCGAGGACTGCCATTACTGCTCGCAGGCCAAGGGCGCCGAGACCGACATTCCCCGCTACCGCGTGCTGCACCCGCGCGAGATGCTGGAAGAAGCCAGGAAAGCCCAGGCGGCGGGCGCGCAGCGCTACTGCATTGTGCTGGCCGGGCGCGGCGGCACCTGGAGCGAGGTGGAGCAGGTGGGCGAGGCCACGCGGCTGATCAAGGCCGAAACCGGCCTGGAAGTCTGCGCCTGCATGGGCCTGCTGCTGGGCGAGGAAGGCCAGAAGAAAGCCCAGGCCCTCCGCGAGGCCGGCGTGGACGCCTACAACCACAACCTCAATACCCATGAAGACCACTACGGCAACATCTGCTCCACGCACACCTACGCCGACCGGGTGGAAACCCTGACCCACGCGGCGCAGGCGGGCATGAGCACCTGCAGCGGCGTGATTATCGGCATGGGCGAGAGCCTGGAACAGATCGTGGATCTGGCCGCCACCCTGCGGGACCGGGGCGCGGACTCGATTCCGGTGAACTTCCTGATTCCTATTGACGGCACTGGCCTGGACGGTGCCCAGACCACCGCGCACTTCACGCCGTGGTTCTGCCTGCGGGTGCTGTCTCTGTTCCGGCTGCTGAACCCCCGCGCCGAACTGCGCGCCAGCGCCGGGCGCGAACTGCACCTGCGCAGCCTGCAACCGCTGGCGCTGCTGGTGGCCAACTCCATCTTCCTGGGCAACTACCTGACCGAAGAGGGGCAGGCCGCCGGCGCCGACTGGGCCATGATCGAGGACCTGGGCCTGCACGCCGACGCATCTGGCCCGCACCGCCTGAACGCCCAGCCCCAGCCCGTGCCCGCCCTGGGCGACTGA
- a CDS encoding CobW family GTP-binding protein translates to MSTPQPQTDQRIPVVVIGGFLGAGKTTLVNHLIRSLPHRLGVIVNEFGAAGVDGSLIERLQDDVTELTAGCLCCTGRDDLLRALVTIAMRDQKPDAVVVELSGVADPTPVLTTLLERSVRAAFRVTTLVAVVDARHVLQTLREHPEAARQLAYANVVVLNKTDLADPGRLAHAEEVLRGVNPLAAVKKVEQGQVDAAALIARDDFDPRVLDGVDEKAAHTPGLKSFILRAERPLDPYAWQRFMTDFLLSRPAEVLRAKGFLDLHGYPQRILFQAVRDLFTADAWTAGDGTSELVVIGRGLEKAEFEAAWTACMTPDPRDLIPD, encoded by the coding sequence ATGAGCACGCCCCAGCCCCAGACCGATCAGCGCATTCCCGTCGTGGTGATCGGCGGCTTTCTAGGGGCGGGCAAGACCACGCTGGTCAACCACCTGATCCGCAGCCTGCCACACCGCCTGGGCGTGATCGTGAACGAATTTGGCGCAGCGGGTGTGGACGGCAGCCTGATCGAGCGCCTGCAGGACGACGTCACCGAACTGACCGCCGGCTGCCTATGTTGCACCGGGCGCGACGACCTGCTGCGCGCGCTGGTGACCATCGCCATGCGAGATCAGAAGCCCGACGCCGTGGTGGTGGAGCTCTCGGGCGTGGCGGACCCCACTCCAGTGCTCACCACACTGCTGGAACGCTCGGTGCGCGCGGCGTTCCGGGTCACGACCCTAGTGGCGGTGGTGGACGCCCGTCACGTCCTTCAGACCCTGCGCGAGCACCCCGAGGCCGCGCGGCAACTGGCCTATGCGAACGTGGTGGTGCTGAACAAGACCGATCTGGCCGACCCGGGGCGGCTGGCCCACGCCGAAGAGGTGCTGCGCGGCGTCAACCCCCTGGCGGCCGTGAAAAAGGTGGAGCAGGGGCAGGTGGACGCGGCGGCCCTGATCGCCCGCGACGACTTTGACCCCCGCGTGCTGGACGGGGTGGACGAAAAGGCCGCGCACACCCCGGGCCTGAAATCGTTCATCCTGCGCGCCGAGCGGCCCCTGGACCCGTACGCGTGGCAGCGCTTCATGACCGACTTCCTGCTGTCGCGCCCGGCCGAGGTGCTGCGGGCCAAGGGCTTTTTAGACCTGCACGGCTACCCGCAGCGCATTCTGTTTCAGGCGGTGCGCGATCTGTTCACCGCCGACGCCTGGACGGCCGGGGACGGCACGTCTGAACTGGTGGTGATCGGCCGGGGCCTGGAGAAGGCTGAATTTGAAGCCGCGTGGACAGCCTGCATGACCCCAGACCCCCGCGACCTGATTCCCGATTGA
- a CDS encoding aminotransferase class I/II-fold pyridoxal phosphate-dependent enzyme: MSWAVLEERLATLQATHRERTLHDWTPDPQPGYVRVNGARLLDLASNDYLGLSRRAWTPETAQAALRGHLLPAETEVVLDALTRYGAGAARLINGNHPVYALLERELADLKCTQAALVFGSGLAANLGVIPALVGRGDAVFSDALNHASIIDGVRLSRAQTHIYPTRDLGVLEEALRASPAPRKLIVTDALFSMDGTLAPLPELVALKRRYGAWLMVDEAHTGGVYGPQGAGLAHAQGVGAGIDVLMGTLGKAYGSVGAYVAGDEVLIRYLLNTARTFIFTTGLPPANIAVSLLNVLQARSMDAERRTLQGHAARFRRALTAQGLDTAGSESQVVPVVLGAEDVTLRRAAQLRAQGFGAVAIRPPTVAPGSTRIRFALSAAHEWADLERCVDALVPAQPAR; this comes from the coding sequence GTGAGCTGGGCGGTGCTGGAAGAGCGCCTGGCTACCCTGCAAGCCACCCACCGCGAGCGCACCCTGCACGACTGGACGCCCGACCCCCAGCCCGGGTACGTGCGGGTGAACGGGGCGCGCCTGCTGGACCTCGCCTCGAACGATTACCTGGGGCTGTCGCGCCGGGCCTGGACGCCCGAGACCGCCCAGGCGGCCCTGCGCGGCCACCTCCTGCCCGCAGAAACGGAAGTGGTGCTGGACGCCCTGACCCGTTACGGCGCCGGGGCCGCGCGGCTGATCAACGGCAACCACCCGGTGTATGCCCTGCTGGAACGCGAACTGGCCGACCTGAAATGCACCCAGGCCGCGCTGGTGTTCGGCAGTGGACTGGCCGCCAACCTGGGCGTGATTCCTGCGCTGGTGGGCCGGGGCGACGCCGTGTTCAGCGACGCCCTGAACCACGCGTCCATCATTGACGGTGTGCGCCTGAGCCGCGCCCAGACGCACATCTACCCCACGCGGGATCTGGGGGTCCTGGAAGAGGCGCTGCGGGCCAGCCCTGCCCCCCGCAAGCTGATCGTCACCGATGCCCTGTTCAGCATGGACGGCACCCTGGCCCCGCTGCCCGAACTGGTGGCCCTGAAACGCCGCTACGGCGCGTGGCTGATGGTGGACGAGGCCCATACCGGCGGCGTGTACGGTCCCCAGGGCGCCGGGCTGGCCCACGCGCAGGGGGTAGGCGCTGGAATTGACGTCCTGATGGGTACCCTGGGCAAGGCGTACGGCAGCGTGGGCGCCTATGTCGCCGGGGACGAGGTGCTGATTCGCTACCTGCTGAACACCGCGCGCACGTTCATCTTCACGACAGGTCTACCCCCTGCAAATATTGCCGTGAGCCTGCTGAACGTGCTGCAGGCCCGCAGCATGGACGCCGAGCGCCGCACCTTGCAGGGCCACGCCGCAAGGTTTCGCCGCGCCCTGACCGCCCAGGGGCTGGACACCGCTGGCAGCGAGTCCCAGGTGGTCCCGGTGGTCCTGGGCGCCGAGGACGTGACCCTGCGCCGCGCGGCGCAGCTGCGTGCCCAGGGCTTTGGCGCCGTGGCTATTCGCCCGCCCACCGTGGCGCCGGGGAGCACCCGCATCCGCTTCGCCCTCAGCGCGGCGCACGAGTGGGCGGATCTGGAACGGTGCGTGGACGCCCTGGTCCCGGCCCAGCCCGCGCGCTGA
- the bioA gene encoding adenosylmethionine--8-amino-7-oxononanoate transaminase → MSTDPILALDARHVWHPFTQARTAPDPTVITRGEGASLYTADGTQLLDLVSSWWVNLHGHAHPHIAGAIAAQAHALEHVIFAGFTHAPAATLAARLAEQLPGDLNRVFYSDNGSTAVEVALKIALQAAHNRGEARTRLLAFEGGYHGDTFGAMSAGASSGFYAPFQDKLFDVTFLPYPATWDGDPAVEAKEAAALNALDAALGEDVAAILLEPLLQGAAGMRLTRPAFVDEVMRRVRGAGALVIFDEVMTGFGRTGQLWAARHLQSAPDLMCLSKGLTGGFLPMGVTATTEALYRAFDGDSFAQAFAHGHSYTANPLACAAALASLDLTLSPETAAHWARIGAAHAAFLPELAAHPCIQHVRQCGTVLAAEIHGAGEYGGNVSLDLRRFFAARGLLLRPLGNVVYLLPPYIVTNEELRQGHEALLAAATGFGRLHGGARGEGAS, encoded by the coding sequence ATGTCCACTGACCCCATCCTGGCGCTGGACGCCCGGCACGTCTGGCACCCCTTCACGCAGGCGCGCACGGCGCCGGACCCCACTGTGATCACGCGCGGTGAGGGCGCCAGCCTGTACACAGCGGACGGAACGCAGCTGCTGGACCTCGTGAGTTCGTGGTGGGTGAACCTGCACGGGCACGCCCACCCGCACATTGCTGGGGCGATTGCCGCGCAGGCGCACGCGCTGGAACACGTGATTTTCGCGGGCTTTACCCACGCGCCCGCCGCCACGCTGGCCGCCCGGCTGGCCGAACAGCTGCCCGGCGACCTGAACCGTGTCTTCTACTCCGACAACGGCTCGACCGCCGTGGAAGTGGCGCTGAAAATCGCCCTGCAGGCCGCCCACAACCGGGGCGAGGCCCGCACCCGCCTGCTGGCCTTTGAAGGCGGTTATCACGGTGACACCTTCGGCGCCATGAGTGCCGGGGCCAGCAGCGGCTTTTACGCGCCGTTTCAGGACAAGCTGTTTGACGTGACCTTCCTGCCATACCCCGCCACCTGGGATGGGGACCCGGCGGTGGAGGCCAAGGAGGCGGCGGCCCTGAACGCCCTGGACGCCGCGCTGGGCGAGGATGTGGCGGCCATCCTCCTGGAACCGCTGCTGCAGGGGGCCGCCGGCATGCGCCTGACCCGCCCCGCCTTTGTGGACGAGGTGATGCGCCGCGTGCGGGGGGCGGGGGCCCTGGTGATTTTCGACGAGGTGATGACCGGGTTTGGCCGTACTGGGCAGCTGTGGGCCGCCCGCCACCTGCAAAGTGCCCCGGACCTGATGTGCCTCAGCAAGGGCCTGACCGGCGGCTTTCTGCCAATGGGCGTGACCGCCACCACGGAAGCGCTGTACCGCGCCTTTGACGGGGATTCCTTTGCCCAGGCGTTCGCCCACGGCCATTCGTACACCGCCAATCCGCTGGCCTGCGCGGCGGCCCTGGCCTCGCTGGACCTCACCCTGAGCCCGGAAACGGCGGCGCACTGGGCGCGGATCGGCGCGGCGCACGCGGCCTTCCTGCCCGAACTGGCCGCGCACCCCTGCATTCAGCACGTGCGCCAGTGCGGCACCGTCCTGGCCGCCGAGATTCACGGCGCGGGCGAGTACGGCGGCAACGTCAGCCTGGACCTGCGCCGCTTTTTCGCCGCGCGCGGGCTGCTGCTGCGCCCGCTGGGCAACGTGGTGTACCTGCTGCCGCCGTATATCGTCACGAACGAGGAACTGCGCCAGGGCCACGAGGCCCTGCTGGCCGCCGCCACGGGGTTTGGCCGCCTGCATGGGGGCGCGCGCGGGGAAGGGGCCTCGTGA